The Marinilongibacter aquaticus genome has a window encoding:
- a CDS encoding glycoside hydrolase family 43 protein codes for MKTQILGITAVLFLSLWACTDSQEEKSEVLSGNPVFEGWYADPEGVVFGDEYWIYPTYSAAYGDQLFLDAFSSKDLVHWEKHKKIIDTTIIKWVKQAIWAPSIIEEEGKYYLFFSANDVQRPSRSSWDPNNTINHFGGIGVAVADSPSGPFADLLGKPLIPDFHNDAQPIDQFVFKDSDGTHYMFYGGWGHCNLGKLNDDFTGFEPWENDSLFREITPEGYVEGPFMFKRKGKYYFMWSEGNWTDDSYHVAYAIADKATGPFQRMGTVLESDTTIATGAGHHSVIQKPGTDEWYMVYHRRPIPNEGRDHRVTCIDRLVFNEDGTLKPVKITFEGVAANPIRVE; via the coding sequence ATGAAAACGCAAATTTTAGGAATAACGGCCGTTTTGTTTCTTTCGCTTTGGGCCTGTACAGATTCGCAAGAGGAGAAATCAGAGGTTTTGTCTGGCAATCCTGTTTTTGAAGGTTGGTATGCCGATCCCGAGGGCGTGGTGTTTGGCGATGAATATTGGATTTATCCCACATATTCGGCGGCTTATGGCGATCAGCTCTTTCTCGATGCCTTTTCTTCAAAAGACTTGGTGCATTGGGAAAAACACAAGAAAATAATCGATACCACAATTATTAAATGGGTCAAACAGGCCATTTGGGCTCCTTCGATTATCGAAGAGGAGGGAAAGTATTATCTCTTTTTTTCAGCCAACGATGTGCAAAGACCCAGTCGAAGCTCTTGGGATCCGAACAATACCATCAATCATTTCGGTGGAATCGGTGTGGCCGTGGCCGACTCTCCAAGCGGTCCCTTTGCCGATTTGTTGGGCAAGCCGCTAATTCCAGATTTCCATAACGATGCCCAGCCTATCGATCAGTTTGTGTTCAAAGATTCGGACGGCACACATTATATGTTTTATGGGGGATGGGGCCATTGCAATCTGGGAAAATTGAATGATGATTTCACAGGTTTCGAGCCTTGGGAAAACGATTCGTTGTTCCGGGAAATCACGCCAGAGGGGTATGTCGAAGGCCCTTTTATGTTCAAGAGAAAGGGTAAGTATTATTTCATGTGGTCTGAAGGAAACTGGACCGACGACAGTTATCATGTGGCCTATGCCATAGCCGATAAAGCCACGGGGCCTTTCCAAAGAATGGGTACGGTACTCGAATCAGATACAACGATTGCCACGGGGGCGGGGCACCATTCGGTCATTCAGAAACCCGGTACAGACGAGTGGTATATGGTTTACCATAGAAGGCCCATTCCAAACGAAGGACGCGATCATCGGGTCACGTGTATCGACCGACTTGTGTTCAATGAAGACGGGACCCTAAAGCCGGTGAAAATTACTTTCGAAGGTGTGGCAGCCAATCCTATTCGTGTAGAATAA
- a CDS encoding N-acetylornithine carbamoyltransferase: MKHFISPKDVHSVPEMVKEGLAQKAHPYANQALGRNKTLCLLFFNSSLRTRLSTQKAGMNLGMNVIVMNVGADSWQLEFEDGVVMSGSKAEHIREAAAVIGQYADIVGVRAFAGLSDRNEDYKELVMQSFRDLAGVPIVNLESATRHPCQSLADLITIEEYKKKEKPKVVLTWAPHIKPLPQAVGNSFAEWLNLTDYEFVITNPEAYDLAPEFVGSATVTRDQEEAFEGADFIYAKNWSSYERYGQVIRGHENWIIDEKKMALTNAAKFMHCLPVRRGLIVEDAVIDSPSSIVIPQAGNRVWSVQAALKKILEAL, encoded by the coding sequence ATGAAGCATTTTATTAGTCCAAAAGACGTCCACAGTGTGCCAGAAATGGTGAAAGAAGGTTTGGCTCAAAAGGCCCACCCTTATGCGAATCAGGCTTTGGGTCGAAACAAAACCCTTTGCCTTTTGTTTTTCAATTCGAGTTTACGCACACGCCTGAGCACCCAAAAGGCCGGAATGAACTTGGGCATGAATGTCATCGTCATGAACGTAGGAGCGGACAGCTGGCAGCTCGAATTTGAAGACGGTGTAGTGATGAGCGGAAGCAAGGCCGAGCATATCCGCGAAGCCGCGGCGGTGATTGGTCAATATGCCGATATTGTAGGCGTTCGGGCTTTTGCGGGTCTTTCCGACCGCAACGAAGATTACAAAGAATTGGTGATGCAGAGTTTCAGAGACTTGGCTGGCGTGCCTATCGTGAACTTGGAGTCGGCCACAAGGCACCCTTGTCAATCATTGGCGGATCTCATTACGATCGAGGAGTACAAGAAGAAAGAAAAACCAAAAGTGGTACTCACTTGGGCACCACACATAAAGCCCTTGCCACAGGCCGTGGGCAATTCGTTTGCCGAATGGCTGAATTTGACGGATTATGAGTTCGTGATCACAAACCCCGAAGCCTATGACCTGGCTCCAGAATTTGTGGGTTCGGCCACTGTCACACGCGATCAGGAGGAAGCTTTTGAAGGAGCGGATTTCATTTATGCCAAAAACTGGAGCTCTTACGAGCGATACGGGCAGGTGATCAGAGGGCATGAAAATTGGATTATCGATGAGAAGAAAATGGCTTTGACCAACGCGGCCAAATTTATGCACTGTCTGCCGGTACGCAGAGGACTCATTGTAGAAGATGCTGTGATTGATTCGCCCAGCTCGATCGTGATTCCTCAGGCCGGAAACCGCGTATGGTCGGTTCAGGCGGCATTGAAAAAAATCTTGGAAGCTCTGTAG
- a CDS encoding ATP-dependent zinc protease family protein, with product MSLGGNRPEMKIIGRKEKVQLPELGLFGVRAKIDTGAYTSSLHCLSAKESNGRLLCQFEEKHKEKTLIKTVPFAKFTKRKVRSSNGQLDDRYAIKTKIGIGKETLDIELTLSDRGKMKTEMLLGRKFLRKRYMVDVSTKYRLSK from the coding sequence ATGAGCTTGGGAGGAAACCGGCCAGAAATGAAGATCATAGGGCGAAAGGAAAAGGTGCAATTGCCCGAGCTCGGTTTGTTTGGCGTGCGGGCCAAAATCGACACGGGGGCGTATACGAGTAGTTTGCATTGCCTCAGTGCCAAAGAGTCGAACGGTCGTTTGCTTTGCCAGTTTGAAGAAAAGCACAAAGAAAAGACTTTGATCAAAACGGTGCCTTTTGCCAAGTTCACAAAGCGGAAAGTGAGAAGCTCGAATGGGCAATTGGATGACCGCTACGCCATCAAAACAAAAATAGGTATAGGAAAAGAAACGTTAGATATTGAACTGACCTTGAGCGATCGTGGAAAAATGAAAACGGAGATGCTTTTGGGAAGAAAATTTTTAAGAAAAAGATACATGGTAGATGTGTCTACCAAATACAGGTTGTCGAAATGA
- a CDS encoding Gfo/Idh/MocA family protein, whose translation MTIQRRSFIQKASIAAGVAAFSPHVLLAATRPKKEKLGVALVGLGYYSTDLLAPALQKTKYCELKGIVTGSADKIPTWQQKYGIADKNVYSYDTYEEIANNPDIDVIYVVLPPSMHKEYTVRGANIGKHMWCEKPMAPSVNDCQAMIEACEKNKVGLAIGYRCQHDPNIQAYRKVVKEQKFGKVKLLQSAAGYVEGRTNHWKQKKAMGGGVMGDMGVYAIQGARMATGEEPISVRAITSTTRPEIYHEVEETAAYVLEFPSGAIATCQSSFGANMNYLQVNYEKGWLKMEPQTGYGGNRGSMSDGTEIYTPVDRQQPLQLDDDALAIMQGKPYLAPGEEGLRDIRVVEAVLKSGASGGCEVKIN comes from the coding sequence ATGACAATACAACGCAGATCCTTCATTCAAAAGGCCTCCATTGCCGCTGGCGTGGCCGCATTTTCGCCCCATGTGCTTTTGGCTGCAACCCGACCCAAAAAAGAGAAATTGGGCGTAGCTTTGGTCGGACTCGGCTACTACAGCACCGACCTGCTTGCTCCTGCTCTACAAAAGACCAAATATTGTGAGCTAAAAGGCATTGTGACGGGCTCGGCCGATAAAATTCCCACTTGGCAGCAGAAATACGGCATTGCCGATAAAAATGTATATTCCTACGACACCTACGAAGAGATTGCCAACAACCCCGATATCGATGTGATTTACGTGGTTTTGCCGCCTTCCATGCACAAAGAATATACGGTACGCGGAGCCAACATCGGTAAACACATGTGGTGCGAAAAACCCATGGCCCCATCTGTAAATGATTGCCAAGCCATGATCGAGGCCTGTGAGAAAAACAAAGTGGGCTTGGCCATAGGCTACCGCTGCCAGCACGATCCCAATATTCAGGCGTACAGAAAGGTAGTAAAAGAACAGAAGTTTGGCAAGGTAAAGCTCTTGCAATCCGCTGCAGGCTATGTAGAAGGCCGAACCAACCATTGGAAACAAAAGAAAGCCATGGGTGGTGGTGTAATGGGCGATATGGGCGTATACGCCATTCAAGGTGCTCGTATGGCCACTGGAGAAGAGCCCATTTCAGTTCGGGCAATCACCTCCACTACACGCCCAGAAATTTACCACGAAGTGGAAGAAACCGCCGCATATGTGCTGGAATTTCCAAGCGGGGCCATTGCCACTTGCCAATCGAGCTTCGGAGCAAACATGAATTACCTTCAAGTCAATTACGAAAAAGGTTGGCTAAAGATGGAACCCCAAACAGGATACGGAGGAAACCGAGGCAGCATGTCCGACGGCACCGAAATCTATACGCCAGTAGACCGCCAGCAGCCCTTACAACTTGACGACGACGCCTTGGCCATCATGCAGGGAAAACCCTATTTGGCACCGGGCGAAGAAGGCCTTCGCGATATCCGCGTTGTCGAAGCCGTTTTGAAATCTGGAGCAAGCGGTGGTTGCGAAGTGAAAATAAATTAA
- a CDS encoding DUF3289 family protein yields the protein MDKADDLLFDDMKFLKVGAYNFVLKENFDMMVQHFRDNQGTPYNNYHLDRAAEKTEDFKRFLADIERSMKYELKLDSKFFHNKGVLNYVNENNEKQIGHEILRPKVQGYNGLSIAVNDTWAYDVKIVGLKVSVPEKYFYAHLEITVWDHFGLDDLDIDPDEKPLYARFPGFDSWYILQHKIGKCYKPFITELRFKPMTGGKYD from the coding sequence GTGGACAAAGCAGACGACCTGCTGTTCGATGACATGAAATTTTTGAAAGTAGGGGCCTACAATTTTGTTTTAAAGGAGAATTTTGATATGATGGTGCAGCATTTTCGGGATAACCAAGGAACCCCTTACAATAACTATCATCTGGATAGGGCAGCGGAGAAAACGGAAGACTTCAAGCGTTTCCTTGCGGATATCGAAAGAAGTATGAAATATGAACTAAAACTGGATTCGAAGTTTTTTCATAACAAGGGTGTTTTAAATTATGTTAATGAAAATAATGAAAAACAAATTGGGCATGAAATACTAAGGCCAAAGGTTCAAGGCTATAATGGTCTTTCAATTGCTGTAAATGACACTTGGGCATACGATGTGAAAATTGTGGGCTTGAAGGTTTCTGTACCGGAAAAATATTTTTATGCTCATCTGGAAATCACCGTTTGGGATCATTTCGGTCTTGACGACCTCGATATTGACCCTGATGAAAAGCCTCTATATGCCCGTTTCCCGGGTTTTGATTCTTGGTATATTCTGCAACATAAAATAGGAAAGTGTTACAAGCCATTCATTACAGAATTGCGTTTTAAACCAATGACTGGAGGTAAATATGACTAA
- a CDS encoding imm11 family protein, whose translation MKYLLTKYVFKRSITGSDWQIRPAPKGADRNWFNKPTNYTQIKFDEFPDFIPDAYFELDEKGKFTDIIRISNTHAKGFLVSPRVRELWNDFILLDHQYYPATVVAESGEKRDYFLFHMAAQDIKGLDYEKSVFNDCKQLIQTNDDGSQVFVETKIGRLIERILPTKPPRSLALKKLYFDEKFPGYDLFYIPFFMVLEDFFISERLATVMQREKMTGLVFEEQSIIDEF comes from the coding sequence ATGAAATATTTACTGACAAAATATGTATTTAAAAGATCAATAACGGGAAGCGATTGGCAAATTAGGCCTGCCCCCAAAGGGGCAGATCGAAACTGGTTTAATAAGCCTACTAATTATACACAAATTAAATTCGATGAATTTCCTGATTTTATTCCGGATGCTTATTTTGAGTTGGATGAAAAAGGAAAATTTACAGATATTATTCGTATTTCAAATACACACGCAAAAGGCTTTTTGGTAAGTCCAAGGGTAAGGGAATTATGGAACGATTTTATTTTGTTGGATCATCAATATTACCCCGCAACAGTGGTAGCAGAGAGTGGTGAAAAACGTGACTATTTTTTATTTCACATGGCTGCTCAGGATATTAAAGGTTTAGATTATGAAAAGTCCGTTTTTAACGATTGTAAACAATTAATTCAGACTAATGATGATGGTTCGCAAGTTTTTGTAGAAACTAAAATAGGTAGGTTAATAGAACGAATACTCCCAACGAAGCCGCCTCGTTCGTTGGCACTTAAAAAGTTATACTTTGATGAAAAATTCCCTGGGTATGATCTGTTCTATATCCCCTTTTTTATGGTTCTGGAAGATTTTTTTATTTCAGAACGGTTGGCAACTGTTATGCAGCGGGAGAAGATGACTGGTTTAGTGTTTGAGGAGCAAAGTATAATTGATGAGTTCTAA
- a CDS encoding ZIP family metal transporter has translation MDLEKLLEYNPVLLALGGSMFTYFVTALGAAMVFFFKEINQKLLNLMLGFAAGVMLAASFWSLLSPAIEMSEEAGTPGWIPALSGFLVGAVFLYLFDQFLPHLHLGEKVENAEGVKTSWQRSILLIMAITLHNIPEGLAVGVAFGALAQNPDIGVLSGAIALAIGIGIQDFPEGAAVSIPLRREGFSRLKAFNYGQLSGLVEPIAGVVGAYLVLSITSILPYALSFAAGAMVYVVVEELIPESQRGDKTDLSTVGTMFGFALMMFLDVALG, from the coding sequence ATGGATTTAGAAAAGCTTCTCGAATACAATCCCGTGCTTCTCGCACTAGGCGGGAGTATGTTTACCTATTTCGTCACCGCTTTGGGTGCCGCAATGGTCTTTTTTTTCAAAGAAATCAACCAGAAGTTGCTCAACCTCATGCTCGGCTTTGCCGCGGGTGTTATGTTGGCTGCCAGTTTTTGGTCGCTTTTGTCGCCCGCAATCGAAATGAGTGAAGAAGCCGGTACCCCGGGCTGGATTCCAGCCCTTAGTGGTTTTTTGGTCGGAGCCGTTTTTCTTTATTTATTCGATCAATTTTTACCGCATTTGCACCTTGGAGAGAAGGTGGAAAATGCCGAAGGGGTAAAAACGTCTTGGCAAAGGAGCATCTTGCTGATTATGGCGATTACGCTACACAATATTCCCGAGGGGCTGGCCGTGGGTGTGGCTTTTGGGGCACTGGCACAAAACCCTGACATTGGCGTACTTTCTGGAGCCATTGCTTTGGCCATTGGAATCGGTATACAAGATTTTCCCGAGGGGGCAGCGGTTTCGATCCCTTTGCGAAGAGAAGGCTTTTCCAGATTGAAAGCCTTCAATTATGGCCAACTTTCTGGGCTTGTCGAACCCATCGCCGGGGTGGTTGGAGCCTATCTTGTATTGAGCATCACCTCCATTTTGCCCTATGCACTTTCCTTTGCAGCAGGAGCGATGGTTTATGTGGTTGTCGAAGAATTGATTCCCGAATCACAAAGAGGAGACAAAACCGACCTCTCTACCGTAGGCACGATGTTCGGTTTTGCCCTAATGATGTTTTTGGATGTCGCTTTGGGCTAG
- the mazG gene encoding nucleoside triphosphate pyrophosphohydrolase, translated as MAIPSPPNLFTPERMQKLMAFDRLLTIMDDLREKCPWDKKQTMESLRHLTIEETYELSDAILEGNLEEVKKELGDILLHMVFYAKIGSETNDFDMSDVLHGICDKLIARHPHIYGDTKVENEEEVKQNWEKLKLKEKGNTSVLGGVPASLPALVKAMRIQEKARGIGFDWEEKQQVWEKVEEEMAEFKEQFNAEKAEFIDKGKAEGEFGDLLFSLVNYARFIDLNPETALERTNKKFIKRFQYLEQKAAENGQSLADMSLKEMDVYWEEAKHLGKE; from the coding sequence ATGGCTATTCCTTCTCCCCCCAATTTGTTTACACCCGAACGCATGCAGAAACTCATGGCTTTCGACCGTTTGCTTACGATCATGGACGATCTGCGTGAAAAATGCCCATGGGATAAAAAACAAACCATGGAAAGCCTTAGGCATTTGACTATCGAAGAAACCTACGAGCTATCCGATGCTATTTTGGAAGGCAATCTAGAAGAGGTAAAAAAGGAGTTGGGAGACATTTTATTGCATATGGTTTTTTATGCCAAGATCGGCTCAGAAACCAATGATTTTGACATGTCAGATGTGCTTCACGGAATTTGCGACAAACTGATTGCCCGGCATCCACATATTTATGGCGATACGAAAGTGGAAAATGAAGAGGAGGTGAAACAGAATTGGGAAAAGCTGAAATTGAAAGAGAAGGGCAATACGTCTGTTTTGGGTGGGGTGCCAGCCAGTCTTCCGGCTTTGGTGAAAGCGATGCGAATCCAAGAAAAGGCCCGTGGCATTGGCTTTGATTGGGAAGAGAAGCAACAAGTTTGGGAAAAGGTGGAAGAAGAAATGGCCGAGTTCAAGGAACAATTCAATGCAGAAAAGGCGGAGTTTATTGACAAAGGAAAGGCCGAAGGTGAGTTTGGAGACCTTCTGTTTTCTTTGGTGAATTATGCCCGTTTTATCGATTTGAACCCAGAAACAGCTTTGGAACGAACCAACAAGAAGTTCATAAAACGTTTTCAATACTTGGAGCAAAAGGCGGCAGAAAATGGACAATCATTGGCCGATATGAGTTTGAAAGAAATGGACGTGTATTGGGAAGAAGCCAAACATTTGGGAAAAGAATAG
- a CDS encoding multidrug effflux MFS transporter, with product MQKGLEKKAGLLILILGLLTAIGPFSVDLYLPAFPAIAKDLHTSVNTVSLSLSSFFLGLSLGQLLYGPLLERFGRKKPIYMGMVIYIFASLGCFWAQDVEHLIVYRGFQAVGSCAGLVASRAIVRDLFETKEVAKTFSMLMMVVAVSPIVAPSLGAYISAFLGWRIVFATLVLLAVFILLGSLFLLPESKEPDPDYSLMPKVILAKFWEILRHPVFLVNAFTGAIAYAGLYAYISGSPHIYMEVFGLNEQEFGWIFAINAVGLISSNQVNRVILKTYKSERIIFIALVAQLVLAFILLGLNLLEVANTFSTTFLIFGFLFCLGFIFPNASALSLDPFSHTAGNASALMGAVQMVVGALASSLVGLLQGTSSVAMSLVMLICGFLAFCLFFFGSVRRVEKG from the coding sequence ATGCAAAAAGGGCTTGAGAAAAAGGCAGGGTTGTTGATTTTGATACTTGGCCTTTTGACGGCCATCGGGCCCTTTTCTGTCGATCTTTATCTGCCCGCTTTTCCAGCAATAGCCAAAGACCTGCACACCTCGGTCAATACGGTTTCTTTGTCGCTTTCGAGTTTCTTTTTGGGTCTATCCTTGGGGCAATTGCTTTATGGTCCACTATTGGAGCGTTTCGGACGAAAAAAGCCCATTTATATGGGAATGGTTATTTATATTTTCGCGTCTTTGGGCTGCTTTTGGGCACAAGATGTGGAACATTTGATCGTGTATCGTGGCTTTCAAGCTGTGGGTTCATGTGCAGGTTTGGTTGCTTCGCGGGCTATTGTTCGCGATTTGTTTGAAACCAAAGAAGTGGCCAAGACATTCTCGATGCTGATGATGGTGGTGGCAGTTTCTCCAATTGTCGCTCCCAGTTTAGGAGCCTATATCAGTGCCTTTTTGGGTTGGAGAATTGTGTTCGCCACGTTGGTGCTTTTGGCGGTATTTATTTTACTCGGCAGTCTTTTTCTCTTACCGGAAAGCAAAGAGCCCGATCCCGACTACTCTTTGATGCCCAAAGTGATTCTGGCCAAATTTTGGGAAATACTGCGTCATCCTGTTTTCTTGGTGAATGCCTTTACGGGTGCCATTGCCTATGCCGGACTTTACGCCTATATCAGTGGTTCGCCGCATATTTATATGGAAGTCTTTGGTTTGAACGAGCAAGAGTTCGGTTGGATATTCGCGATCAATGCCGTGGGTTTAATCAGTTCGAATCAAGTCAACCGCGTGATTTTGAAAACATACAAAAGTGAACGGATCATTTTCATAGCCCTCGTGGCTCAATTGGTTTTGGCCTTCATACTGTTGGGCCTAAACCTGCTCGAAGTAGCGAATACATTCTCTACGACGTTCTTGATTTTTGGCTTTCTTTTCTGTCTGGGTTTTATTTTCCCAAATGCATCGGCCCTGTCTCTCGACCCTTTCAGCCACACGGCAGGCAATGCTTCGGCTTTAATGGGTGCGGTGCAAATGGTAGTGGGGGCTTTGGCGTCTTCACTGGTAGGCCTGTTGCAAGGCACCAGCAGTGTAGCCATGTCTTTGGTCATGCTCATTTGTGGCTTTTTGGCCTTTTGTCTCTTCTTTTTTGGGAGTGTACGGAGGGTCGAGAAAGGCTAG
- the rimK gene encoding 30S ribosomal protein S6--L-glutamate ligase, with protein sequence MKIAILSRNPGLYSTNRLKEAGIKRGHEVVILNPLKCDLIIEKKKPQIIYNGELVTGVDAVIPRIGASVTFYGTAVVRQFEMMKIFTTIESQALVRSRDKLRSLQVLSRAGLGLPKTIFTNYSKDSEAVIDGVGGAPCIIKLLEGTQGVGVILAETKSAATSVLEAFQGLQARVIVQEFIKEAGGADIRAFVVDGVVVGAMKRQGKEGEFRSNLHRGGTAEVVELTEEEENTALKATKVLGLGVAGVDMLRSNTGPKIMEVNSSPGLEGIERATGKDIAKSIIRYIERNVD encoded by the coding sequence ATGAAAATAGCAATTTTGTCAAGAAACCCCGGTTTGTATTCTACGAACAGATTGAAAGAGGCCGGTATAAAAAGAGGGCACGAGGTGGTGATTTTGAACCCCCTGAAATGTGACCTCATTATTGAAAAGAAGAAACCGCAAATCATCTACAATGGCGAGTTGGTCACAGGCGTAGATGCCGTCATTCCTCGCATTGGGGCTTCGGTTACATTCTACGGTACGGCAGTGGTTCGGCAATTTGAAATGATGAAGATTTTCACCACCATCGAATCGCAGGCTTTGGTGCGTTCGCGGGATAAGCTCAGAAGCTTGCAAGTGCTTTCGCGAGCAGGTTTGGGTTTGCCGAAGACAATTTTCACGAATTATTCAAAAGATTCGGAAGCGGTAATCGATGGAGTAGGAGGAGCTCCCTGCATAATCAAATTGCTCGAAGGCACGCAAGGTGTAGGTGTGATTTTGGCCGAAACAAAGAGTGCGGCTACTTCTGTGCTCGAAGCGTTTCAAGGTTTGCAAGCCCGTGTCATTGTGCAGGAATTTATTAAAGAAGCTGGCGGAGCCGATATTCGGGCTTTCGTGGTCGACGGCGTAGTGGTTGGGGCCATGAAAAGACAAGGCAAAGAAGGGGAATTCCGCTCCAACTTGCACCGTGGCGGAACGGCCGAGGTGGTTGAGTTGACAGAGGAAGAAGAAAACACCGCTTTGAAAGCCACCAAGGTATTGGGTTTGGGCGTTGCCGGGGTCGATATGCTGCGATCGAATACGGGACCAAAAATTATGGAAGTGAATTCTTCTCCAGGTTTGGAAGGCATCGAAAGGGCAACAGGAAAAGACATCGCCAAATCGATTATTCGCTATATCGAAAGAAACGTCGACTAG